The following proteins are encoded in a genomic region of Xanthomonas cassavae CFBP 4642:
- the cyoE gene encoding heme o synthase encodes MAVSARDYWDLTKPKVVALIVFTALVGMFLAIPGMPSWVQVRTGVLGFLGIWLAASAAAAINQLLDAKIDAQMARTSWRPLVVGKVRPWQVLVFAGALIVISMTLLVMWVNVITAVLTFASLIGYAVIYTVYLKRATSQNIVIGGLAGATPPMLGWAAVTGLPTSADWINASLLVLIIFIWTPPHFWALAIFRRADYAKAAIPMLPVTHGVPHTRKQILVYTVLLALVTLLPVVVGMSGMFYLGGALVLNVVFLWYAWRMLDPPDELFSMKMFGYSIVYLMALFAFLMVDHLLLPWVR; translated from the coding sequence ATGGCCGTCAGCGCACGCGATTACTGGGATCTGACCAAACCCAAGGTGGTGGCATTGATCGTGTTCACCGCGCTGGTGGGCATGTTCCTGGCCATTCCCGGCATGCCGTCCTGGGTGCAGGTGCGCACCGGCGTGCTGGGCTTTCTGGGCATCTGGCTGGCGGCCTCGGCAGCGGCGGCGATCAATCAATTGCTCGATGCCAAGATCGACGCGCAGATGGCACGCACCTCGTGGCGTCCGCTGGTGGTGGGCAAGGTGCGGCCGTGGCAGGTGCTGGTGTTCGCCGGCGCGCTGATCGTGATCTCCATGACCCTGCTGGTGATGTGGGTGAACGTGATCACCGCAGTGCTGACCTTCGCCTCGCTGATTGGCTACGCGGTGATCTACACCGTCTACCTGAAACGCGCGACCTCGCAGAACATCGTGATCGGCGGTCTGGCCGGCGCCACGCCGCCGATGCTGGGATGGGCCGCGGTAACCGGCTTGCCGACCAGCGCCGATTGGATCAATGCCTCGTTGCTGGTGCTGATCATCTTCATCTGGACGCCGCCGCATTTCTGGGCGCTGGCGATCTTCCGCCGCGCCGATTACGCCAAGGCCGCGATCCCGATGTTGCCGGTGACCCATGGCGTGCCGCATACGCGCAAGCAGATCCTGGTGTACACAGTGCTGCTGGCGCTCGTGACGTTGCTGCCGGTGGTGGTGGGCATGAGCGGGATGTTCTACCTGGGCGGTGCGTTGGTGCTCAACGTGGTGTTCCTCTGGTACGCCTGGCGCATGCTCGATCCGCCGGACGAATTGTTTTCGATGAAGATGTTCGGCTACTCCATCGTCTATCTGATGGCGCTGTTTGCCTTCCTGATGGTCGATCACCTGTTGTTGCCGTGGGTGCGTTAG
- a CDS encoding COX15/CtaA family protein, with the protein MNLFAPPALFRHFHRMAWLAALFTASTILFGSFVRLSDAGMSCPDWPTCYGRVTWPQTTDEANTHVASKIRPLESHKAWREQVHRFLAGALGVEVLVLTLLAARRRRMGIAQVVSAAVLVALSIPLYMSGWQGGAMGVALAGEAILLLAALRWSNIDLARAAVLTLAVVIFQALLGMWTVTLLLKPIVVMGHLLGGMLMFSLLVWMAWRATHLPITLADASRLKWLLRLGVAVLGLQIALGGWVSANYAALACGGGSWSADNFPRCVSQWWPPHDFREGFTLWRGIGVDYEGGVLDGAARIAIQMAHRLWAIATALYLWWLAWRLSRQPGMRVWASALALLVAVQVALGMLNVKLALPLEVSVLHNGGAVALLFVLVSLLARLRAPE; encoded by the coding sequence ATGAATCTGTTCGCGCCACCGGCACTATTTCGCCACTTCCACCGCATGGCCTGGCTGGCAGCGTTGTTCACTGCGAGCACGATCCTGTTCGGCTCGTTCGTGCGCCTGTCCGATGCCGGCATGAGCTGCCCGGACTGGCCGACCTGCTACGGCCGCGTGACCTGGCCGCAGACCACCGACGAAGCCAACACGCATGTGGCCAGCAAGATCCGGCCGCTGGAGTCGCACAAGGCCTGGCGCGAGCAGGTGCACCGCTTCCTGGCCGGGGCGCTGGGTGTGGAGGTGCTGGTGCTGACGCTGCTGGCCGCGCGCCGCCGTCGCATGGGCATTGCCCAGGTCGTCTCGGCCGCGGTACTGGTGGCGTTGTCGATCCCGCTGTACATGTCCGGGTGGCAGGGGGGGGCGATGGGCGTGGCGCTGGCGGGCGAAGCCATCCTGCTGTTGGCTGCGTTGCGCTGGAGCAATATCGATCTGGCGCGCGCGGCCGTGCTGACGCTGGCGGTGGTGATCTTCCAGGCGCTGCTGGGCATGTGGACGGTGACGCTGCTGCTCAAGCCCATCGTGGTGATGGGCCATCTGCTCGGCGGCATGCTGATGTTCTCGCTGCTGGTGTGGATGGCCTGGCGTGCCACGCACTTGCCGATCACGCTGGCCGACGCCTCGCGGTTGAAATGGTTGCTGCGGCTGGGCGTGGCGGTGCTGGGCCTGCAGATCGCGCTCGGTGGCTGGGTCAGCGCCAACTACGCCGCGCTGGCGTGCGGCGGCGGCAGCTGGTCTGCAGACAACTTCCCGCGTTGCGTCAGCCAGTGGTGGCCGCCGCACGACTTCCGCGAGGGTTTCACGCTGTGGCGCGGTATCGGCGTGGATTACGAAGGTGGCGTGCTCGATGGCGCGGCGCGTATCGCCATCCAGATGGCGCACCGGCTGTGGGCGATTGCGACCGCGCTGTACCTGTGGTGGCTGGCGTGGCGATTGTCGCGCCAGCCGGGCATGCGGGTATGGGCAAGCGCATTGGCGTTGCTGGTGGCCGTGCAGGTAGCGCTGGGCATGCTTAACGTCAAACTGGCGCTGCCGCTGGAAGTCTCGGTGCTGCATAACGGTGGCGCAGTGGCACTGTTGTTCGTGCTGGTCTCCCTGCTGGCGCGGTTGCGCGCGCCGGAGTGA
- a CDS encoding SURF1 family protein: protein MTRKHTTVLGWALAVLVSAGFASLGQWQLQRMHSKEALLERAAHVREEPLTLVQALASPQALSWVSGRVRFLPQQVLLDNQLHDGRAGVRVYQLAAVEGAAGTLLVDLGWLPLPANRQLPSIAALDGVRAVRGLVSAPPSAGLAIGPALAPTVTAATWLATRLDPQAVCEALGRRDISSQVLRLDPALPMGYVRDLDVLPNTLPPARHLGYAVQWFGLALAVLSTATLLSWRARRRRRGH from the coding sequence ATGACGCGCAAGCACACGACGGTGCTGGGCTGGGCGTTGGCGGTGCTGGTGAGCGCGGGGTTTGCGTCGCTGGGGCAGTGGCAGCTGCAACGCATGCATAGCAAGGAGGCGCTGCTGGAACGCGCGGCGCATGTGCGGGAGGAGCCGTTGACCCTGGTGCAGGCACTGGCCAGCCCGCAGGCGCTGAGCTGGGTCAGTGGGCGCGTGCGCTTCCTGCCGCAACAGGTCCTACTGGATAACCAACTGCATGATGGGCGTGCCGGTGTGCGTGTGTATCAACTGGCCGCAGTGGAGGGGGCAGCGGGGACGCTGTTGGTCGATCTTGGCTGGCTGCCGTTGCCGGCGAATCGGCAGCTGCCCAGTATCGCGGCGCTCGACGGCGTGCGGGCGGTGCGGGGCCTGGTCAGTGCACCACCGTCGGCCGGTCTGGCGATCGGCCCTGCACTGGCGCCCACCGTCACTGCGGCCACCTGGCTGGCCACGCGGCTGGACCCGCAGGCCGTGTGCGAGGCCTTGGGCAGGCGCGACATTTCGTCGCAGGTGCTGCGTCTGGATCCGGCGTTGCCGATGGGCTACGTGCGCGATCTGGACGTGCTGCCGAATACGCTGCCGCCCGCGCGGCACTTGGGTTACGCGGTGCAATGGTTCGGGCTGGCGCTTGCGGTGCTGAGCACCGCCACGCTGCTGAGCTGGCGTGCGCGACGACGCAGGCGCGGGCACTGA
- a CDS encoding twin transmembrane helix small protein has protein sequence MNDSLKTLLIVAFLIVILWNLGAGLYYLLTDRGQTKRTVTALTWRIGLSVALIAIVIIGIYTGWIKPHGIGR, from the coding sequence GTGAACGATTCGCTCAAGACGCTGCTGATTGTCGCCTTCCTGATCGTGATTCTGTGGAACCTGGGGGCCGGTCTCTACTACCTGCTCACCGACCGTGGCCAGACCAAACGCACCGTCACTGCACTCACCTGGCGCATCGGCTTATCGGTCGCACTGATCGCGATCGTGATCATCGGCATCTACACCGGCTGGATCAAGCCGCATGGCATCGGCCGCTGA
- a CDS encoding cytochrome c oxidase subunit 3: MADHSPNADAYFVPSQSKWPFVGSIAMFVMMIGVASWLNDAAWGRWTFFAGMAMLLATLFMWFGDVIRESNAGNYNRQVDGSFRMGMVWFIFSEVMFFGAFFGALFYTRVLTLPWLGGEGDGVMTNELLWNGYSAAWPTNGPGTIGGQFQTIPAWGLPLINTLILLSSGVTLTIAHHALKGGRRGALLLWLGLTVLLGCVFLFLQAEEYIHAYTELNLTLGSGIYGSTFFMLTGFHGMHVLLGTIMLAVMWLRAAKGHFTRDNHFAFEAAAWYWHFVDVVWLALFLFVYVL; the protein is encoded by the coding sequence ATGGCCGATCACAGTCCCAACGCCGATGCGTATTTCGTCCCGAGCCAAAGCAAGTGGCCGTTCGTCGGCTCGATTGCGATGTTCGTGATGATGATCGGCGTGGCCAGCTGGCTCAACGACGCGGCGTGGGGGCGCTGGACGTTCTTCGCCGGTATGGCGATGTTGCTGGCGACCTTGTTCATGTGGTTTGGCGATGTCATTCGCGAGTCCAACGCCGGCAACTACAACCGCCAGGTGGACGGTTCGTTCCGCATGGGAATGGTGTGGTTTATTTTTTCCGAAGTGATGTTCTTCGGCGCCTTCTTCGGTGCGCTGTTTTATACGCGCGTGCTGACGCTGCCCTGGCTGGGCGGCGAGGGCGATGGCGTGATGACCAACGAATTGCTGTGGAACGGCTATTCGGCCGCCTGGCCGACCAATGGCCCGGGCACGATCGGTGGGCAGTTCCAAACCATTCCGGCCTGGGGCCTGCCGCTGATCAATACCTTGATCCTGCTCAGCTCCGGCGTGACCCTGACCATTGCCCACCACGCGCTGAAGGGCGGGCGCCGCGGCGCGCTGCTGCTGTGGCTGGGGCTGACGGTGCTGCTGGGCTGCGTGTTCTTGTTCCTGCAGGCGGAGGAGTACATCCACGCCTACACCGAGCTCAATCTCACCCTGGGCTCGGGCATCTACGGTTCCACCTTCTTCATGCTCACCGGTTTCCATGGCATGCACGTACTGCTGGGCACGATCATGCTGGCGGTGATGTGGCTACGCGCGGCCAAGGGCCACTTCACCCGCGATAACCACTTCGCCTTCGAAGCGGCCGCGTGGTACTGGCACTTCGTCGACGTGGTGTGGCTGGCGTTGTTCCTGTTCGTGTATGTTCTTTGA
- a CDS encoding cytochrome c oxidase assembly protein, with the protein MNARAPAPAPTAGLFKLLAVVLGVFVLTFSLVPLYRIACEKVFGIRMERAPGNARAGAGALAVPGKRTVRVEFDAGVNSKLPWTFHPEQMTMDVVPGELNEALYFARNDSARAVVGSAVPSVAPARASGYFNKTECFCFTAQTLQAGETRDMPLRFIVDPALPPEVTTITLSYTFYRNDALTSELQGGGASGAPRAAP; encoded by the coding sequence GTGAATGCACGCGCGCCCGCGCCTGCACCCACGGCTGGCTTGTTCAAGCTGCTTGCCGTGGTACTGGGCGTGTTCGTGCTGACGTTTTCCTTGGTGCCGCTGTATCGCATCGCTTGCGAGAAGGTCTTCGGGATTCGCATGGAGCGCGCGCCCGGCAACGCGCGGGCAGGCGCGGGCGCGCTCGCCGTGCCAGGCAAGCGCACGGTGCGGGTGGAGTTCGATGCCGGGGTCAATTCCAAATTGCCGTGGACCTTCCATCCCGAGCAGATGACGATGGATGTAGTGCCTGGCGAGCTCAATGAAGCGCTGTACTTCGCGCGCAACGACAGCGCGCGCGCAGTGGTCGGCAGCGCGGTCCCGTCGGTCGCGCCGGCGCGCGCATCGGGGTATTTCAACAAGACCGAATGCTTTTGCTTCACCGCGCAGACCTTGCAGGCCGGCGAGACGCGCGACATGCCGCTGCGTTTCATCGTCGATCCGGCGCTGCCGCCGGAAGTCACCACCATCACCTTGTCCTATACGTTCTACCGCAACGACGCGCTGACCTCTGAATTGCAGGGCGGAGGCGCCTCTGGTGCGCCACGCGCCGCACCGTAA
- the ctaD gene encoding cytochrome c oxidase subunit I has product MAHTAVDHHGHHQPGFVERWFFSTNHKDIGTLYLLFSFVMFIIGAAMSVVIRAELMQPGLQFVKPEFFNQMTTVHALVMIFGGVMPAFVGLANWMIPLQIGAPDMALPRMNNWSFWLLPVAFTLLLLTLFLPGGAPAGGWTLYPPLSLQGGYNVAFSVFAIHVAGVSSIMGAINIIATVLNMRAPGIDLLKMPIFCWAWLITAFLLIAVMPVLAGAVTMLLTDKFFGTSFFNAAGGGDPVMYQHIFWFFGHPEVYIMILPAFGVVSEIIPTFSRKPLFGYQAMVYAIAAIAFLSFIVWAHHMFTVGMPLGGEIYFMFATMLISIPTGVKVFNWVSTMWKGSLTFESPMLWAVAFVILFSIGGFSGLMLAIVPADFQYHDTYFVVAHFHYVLVTGAVFALIAAVYYWWPKWTGRMYNEAWAKFHFWWTMIFVNLLFFPQHFLGLAGMPRRIPDYNVVFADWNLVSSIGAFGMFATPFLMAAILFASLRSGARADARAWEGAKGLEWTVPSPAPAHTFTVPPVIKPGDLAHEDIGH; this is encoded by the coding sequence ATGGCGCATACCGCAGTCGATCACCACGGACACCACCAGCCCGGTTTCGTCGAGCGCTGGTTCTTTTCGACCAATCACAAGGACATCGGCACGCTGTACCTGCTGTTTTCCTTCGTGATGTTCATCATCGGCGCGGCGATGAGCGTGGTGATTCGCGCTGAACTGATGCAGCCCGGGCTGCAGTTCGTCAAGCCGGAATTCTTCAACCAGATGACCACCGTGCATGCGCTGGTGATGATCTTCGGCGGGGTGATGCCGGCCTTCGTCGGCCTGGCCAACTGGATGATTCCGCTGCAGATCGGCGCGCCGGACATGGCGTTACCACGCATGAACAACTGGTCGTTCTGGCTGCTGCCGGTGGCCTTCACCCTGCTGCTGCTGACGCTGTTTCTGCCCGGCGGCGCGCCTGCCGGGGGCTGGACGCTGTATCCGCCGTTGTCGCTGCAGGGCGGCTACAACGTGGCGTTCAGCGTGTTTGCAATCCACGTGGCCGGCGTCAGCTCGATCATGGGCGCGATCAACATCATCGCCACCGTGCTGAACATGCGCGCGCCGGGCATCGACCTGCTCAAGATGCCGATCTTCTGCTGGGCCTGGCTGATCACCGCCTTCCTACTGATCGCGGTGATGCCGGTGTTGGCCGGTGCGGTGACCATGCTGCTGACCGACAAGTTCTTCGGCACCAGCTTCTTCAATGCGGCCGGCGGCGGCGACCCGGTGATGTACCAGCACATCTTCTGGTTCTTCGGGCATCCGGAGGTCTACATCATGATCCTGCCAGCGTTCGGCGTGGTCAGCGAGATCATTCCGACCTTCAGCCGCAAGCCGCTGTTCGGCTATCAGGCGATGGTCTATGCGATCGCCGCGATCGCGTTCCTGAGCTTCATCGTGTGGGCGCACCACATGTTCACCGTGGGCATGCCGCTCGGCGGCGAAATCTACTTCATGTTCGCCACGATGCTGATCTCCATTCCGACCGGAGTGAAGGTGTTCAACTGGGTCAGCACGATGTGGAAGGGCTCGCTGACCTTCGAATCGCCGATGCTGTGGGCGGTGGCGTTCGTGATTCTCTTCAGCATCGGTGGATTTTCGGGCCTGATGCTGGCGATCGTGCCGGCCGACTTCCAGTATCACGACACCTACTTCGTGGTGGCGCATTTCCATTACGTGCTGGTCACCGGCGCGGTGTTCGCGCTGATTGCGGCGGTGTACTACTGGTGGCCGAAATGGACCGGGCGCATGTACAACGAGGCCTGGGCCAAGTTCCACTTCTGGTGGACGATGATCTTCGTCAACCTGCTGTTCTTCCCGCAGCATTTCCTCGGCCTGGCCGGCATGCCGCGGCGCATCCCCGATTACAACGTGGTGTTCGCCGATTGGAACCTGGTCAGCTCGATCGGTGCCTTCGGCATGTTCGCCACCCCGTTCCTGATGGCGGCGATCCTGTTCGCCTCGCTGCGCAGCGGCGCCCGTGCCGATGCGCGTGCGTGGGAAGGTGCCAAGGGGTTGGAGTGGACGGTGCCGTCACCGGCGCCTGCGCATACCTTCACCGTGCCGCCGGTGATCAAGCCTGGAGATCTTGCGCATGAAGACATCGGTCACTGA
- the coxB gene encoding cytochrome c oxidase subunit II has translation MTQRSSLKWMCKGWGLALATLASAPAALAQSADPKEWQLNMGRGVTQTARMAYEAHMVALWVCVVIGALVFGAMGYAIFKFRKSKGAVAAQFSHNTRAEVLWTVIPVLVLIAMAWPATAKLIAMYDTRESEMTVKVTGYQWMWKYEYLGQGVEFTSRLARESDRIRQSGERPTAASQPHYLLDVDNRLVLPVNTKIRFVITADDVIHAWWVPALGWKQDAIPGIVNEAWTNIEQPGVYRGQCAELCGKDHGFMPIVVEALPKAEFQRWLASRRGAAQAAPAGAAPAPAVPTPATPAPAGDAAPETAPATPAAAPTAAL, from the coding sequence ATGACGCAACGCAGCAGCTTGAAGTGGATGTGCAAGGGGTGGGGACTGGCCTTGGCGACGCTGGCGAGCGCTCCGGCGGCCTTGGCGCAATCGGCCGACCCCAAGGAATGGCAGCTCAACATGGGGCGCGGGGTGACCCAGACCGCGCGCATGGCCTACGAGGCGCATATGGTGGCGCTGTGGGTCTGCGTGGTGATCGGCGCGCTGGTGTTCGGCGCGATGGGCTATGCCATCTTCAAGTTCCGCAAGTCCAAGGGCGCGGTGGCTGCACAGTTCAGCCACAACACGCGGGCCGAAGTGCTGTGGACGGTGATTCCGGTGCTGGTGCTGATTGCCATGGCCTGGCCAGCGACGGCCAAGCTGATTGCGATGTATGACACGCGCGAATCGGAAATGACGGTCAAGGTGACCGGCTACCAGTGGATGTGGAAATACGAATATCTGGGCCAGGGCGTGGAATTCACCAGCCGCCTGGCGCGCGAATCGGACCGCATCCGCCAGAGTGGCGAGCGCCCCACGGCCGCCTCGCAGCCGCATTACCTGCTGGATGTCGATAACCGCCTGGTGCTCCCGGTCAACACCAAGATCCGCTTCGTGATCACTGCCGACGATGTGATCCATGCCTGGTGGGTGCCCGCGCTGGGGTGGAAGCAGGATGCGATCCCCGGCATCGTCAACGAAGCCTGGACCAATATCGAACAGCCGGGCGTGTATCGCGGGCAATGCGCCGAGCTCTGCGGCAAGGACCATGGGTTCATGCCGATCGTGGTCGAAGCGCTGCCCAAGGCCGAATTCCAGCGCTGGCTGGCCTCGCGTCGTGGTGCTGCGCAGGCGGCGCCCGCAGGTGCGGCGCCGGCTCCCGCGGTACCCACTCCTGCAACGCCGGCGCCGGCGGGCGATGCAGCGCCTGAAACCGCACCCGCGACGCCGGCTGCCGCGCCGACCGCCGCTCTTTAA
- a CDS encoding DUF2244 domain-containing protein: protein MIEVLPLMSEGIGTQLRLRPPRALSARQFVLLFAVLAGTMWLFAGLGWWTGNAYAPVFALLHSGVVALALRQLWRSGEREEAIRVGETVVEVFPSGHAPPAFQAHPHWVRLCMERDERVVLVSSGRQIEIGSFLGPAERVELADTLKRLLAAANGRHR from the coding sequence ATGATCGAAGTACTGCCATTGATGTCCGAAGGGATCGGGACGCAATTGCGGTTGCGGCCTCCACGGGCATTGTCGGCCAGGCAGTTCGTGCTGTTGTTTGCGGTCCTGGCTGGAACGATGTGGTTGTTTGCGGGCCTGGGGTGGTGGACCGGCAATGCATACGCGCCGGTGTTCGCCCTGTTGCACAGTGGTGTGGTGGCGCTGGCGCTACGGCAGTTGTGGCGAAGTGGCGAGCGCGAAGAAGCGATCCGGGTAGGGGAGACCGTTGTCGAGGTGTTTCCATCCGGACATGCGCCACCAGCGTTTCAGGCACATCCGCATTGGGTGCGGTTATGCATGGAACGCGACGAGAGGGTGGTGCTGGTCAGCAGCGGCAGGCAGATCGAGATCGGAAGTTTTCTCGGGCCGGCCGAACGTGTGGAACTGGCAGATACCCTGAAACGCTTGCTCGCGGCCGCCAATGGCCGTCACCGATGA
- the putA gene encoding bifunctional proline dehydrogenase/L-glutamate gamma-semialdehyde dehydrogenase PutA — protein sequence MNAQLDPLASPSVARPLLAPELPAAPGALRAAITAAWLKDETEHVRALLDQARLPAADQAKVQALAADLVTRVRARAQDQGAIEAFMRQYDLGSEEGVLLMCVAEALLRIPDQDTADKLIRDKLGDADWKKHMGGSDSVLVNASTWGLMLTGRLVQLNDLTRADVPGAFKRLIGRVGEPVIRLAVRQAMKIMGHQFVMGRTISEALSRSRKGDNADYRYSFDMLGEGALTMKDAQRYLQAYRDAIHAIGRSGSFVGTDVFAAPSISIKLSALYPRYEHAKRARVMAELVPGVLELAQLAKSYGIGYTVDAEEADRLELSLDIIEATFSDPSLDGWEGYGLAVQAYQKRTPYTIDFLADLARRVGRRIPVRLVKGAYWDAEIKRAQIEGHPGYPVFTRKQNTDVSYLACARRMFAHNDALYPMFATHNAQTIAAVRAISGGKVYEHQKLHGMGDDLYAEVIPADRLGLPCRVYAPVGSHEDLLPYLVRRLLENGANSSFVNRITDEYVAIEELIRDPVEAVSSFASIPHPKIPLPTDLLRSQNQHRKNSMGANLASDNDLRQLAEQLNAAIKPWKAGPLVPGAVISTQSEAVRNPADRRETVGHWQPADPATVQTSLATAAAAQPAWNRTPAASRATILEHAADLLEARMPEFMAICVREAGKTLPDAVAEVREAVDFLRYYAAQARAQFGAPERLPGPTGESNELQLHGRGVFVCISPWNFPLAIFLGQVAAALAAGNSVIAKPAEQTNLIGFAAVKLLHEAGVPEAAVQFLPGDGATVGSALTNDPRVAGVAFTGSTDTARIINRTLAARDAAIGMLIAETGGQNAFIADSSSLPEAVVKDAISSAFMSAGQRCSAARVLFVQDDIADKVMTMLAGAMGELKIGDPALLSTDFGPVIDADALKILDDHAARMDREARLIGTTILDPATANGSFFAPRAYELTSLAQLQREIFGPVLHVIRWKADQLDAVIDQINATGYGLTLGVHSRIDETIDRITTRVAVGNVYVNRNQIGAVVGVQPFGGQGLSGTGPKAGGPHYLLRFATEKVVTVNTTAAGGNASLLTLGD from the coding sequence ATGAACGCTCAGCTCGACCCGCTTGCCTCTCCCTCCGTTGCGCGCCCGCTGCTGGCGCCCGAGCTGCCTGCCGCACCCGGCGCATTGCGTGCGGCGATCACCGCCGCCTGGCTCAAGGACGAAACCGAGCACGTCCGCGCATTGCTCGACCAGGCACGTCTGCCCGCCGCCGATCAGGCCAAGGTGCAGGCGCTTGCCGCCGACCTGGTCACCCGCGTGCGCGCCCGTGCGCAGGATCAGGGCGCAATCGAAGCCTTCATGCGCCAGTACGACCTCGGCAGCGAGGAAGGCGTGTTGCTGATGTGCGTGGCCGAAGCGCTGCTGCGCATTCCCGACCAGGACACCGCAGACAAGCTGATCCGCGACAAGCTGGGCGATGCGGACTGGAAGAAGCACATGGGCGGCAGCGACTCGGTGCTGGTCAACGCCTCTACGTGGGGCCTGATGCTCACCGGCAGGCTGGTGCAGCTCAACGACCTCACCCGCGCCGATGTGCCTGGTGCGTTCAAGCGCCTGATCGGCCGCGTCGGCGAGCCGGTGATTCGCCTGGCCGTGCGCCAGGCCATGAAGATCATGGGCCATCAATTCGTCATGGGCCGGACCATCAGTGAAGCGCTGTCGCGTTCGCGCAAAGGCGACAATGCCGACTATCGGTATTCGTTCGACATGCTCGGCGAAGGCGCGCTCACCATGAAGGATGCGCAGCGCTATCTGCAGGCGTATCGCGATGCGATTCATGCGATCGGCCGTAGCGGCAGCTTCGTCGGTACCGACGTGTTCGCAGCGCCCAGCATCTCGATCAAGCTGTCGGCACTGTATCCGCGCTACGAACATGCCAAGCGTGCGCGGGTGATGGCCGAGCTGGTTCCAGGCGTGCTGGAGCTGGCGCAGCTGGCCAAGTCCTATGGCATCGGCTACACCGTCGACGCCGAGGAAGCCGACCGTCTGGAACTGTCGCTGGACATCATCGAAGCCACCTTTTCCGATCCCTCGCTGGACGGCTGGGAAGGCTACGGCCTGGCCGTGCAGGCGTATCAAAAACGCACGCCGTACACGATCGATTTTCTCGCCGATCTTGCACGCCGTGTCGGGCGACGCATTCCGGTTCGCTTGGTCAAAGGTGCGTACTGGGACGCGGAAATCAAGCGCGCGCAGATCGAAGGTCACCCCGGCTACCCGGTGTTTACTCGCAAGCAAAATACCGACGTGTCGTATCTGGCCTGTGCGCGTCGCATGTTCGCGCACAACGACGCGCTCTATCCGATGTTCGCCACCCACAACGCGCAGACCATCGCTGCCGTGCGTGCGATCTCCGGTGGCAAGGTCTATGAGCACCAGAAGCTGCACGGCATGGGCGATGACCTGTACGCCGAAGTGATTCCGGCCGATCGCCTGGGTTTGCCGTGCCGCGTGTATGCGCCGGTCGGCTCGCATGAGGATCTGCTGCCCTATCTTGTGCGTCGCCTGCTCGAGAACGGTGCCAATTCCAGCTTCGTCAATCGCATCACCGATGAGTACGTCGCCATCGAAGAGTTGATCCGCGATCCGGTCGAAGCGGTGTCGTCGTTTGCTTCGATCCCGCATCCCAAGATCCCGCTGCCGACCGACCTGTTGCGCAGCCAGAACCAACACAGGAAAAACTCCATGGGCGCCAATCTCGCCAGCGACAACGATCTGCGGCAGCTAGCCGAGCAACTCAATGCCGCCATCAAGCCGTGGAAGGCCGGTCCACTGGTGCCCGGCGCGGTGATCAGCACGCAGAGCGAGGCGGTGCGCAACCCGGCGGACCGACGCGAAACGGTCGGGCACTGGCAGCCGGCCGATCCGGCCACCGTGCAGACCTCTCTGGCAACCGCCGCTGCCGCGCAGCCGGCCTGGAACCGTACGCCGGCGGCCAGCCGCGCCACCATCCTGGAGCATGCCGCCGACCTGCTCGAAGCACGCATGCCCGAGTTCATGGCGATCTGCGTCAGGGAGGCCGGCAAGACCCTGCCCGACGCCGTAGCCGAGGTACGCGAGGCGGTCGACTTCCTGCGTTACTACGCCGCCCAGGCACGCGCCCAGTTCGGTGCACCCGAGCGTCTGCCCGGGCCAACCGGCGAATCCAACGAACTGCAGCTGCATGGCCGCGGTGTCTTCGTCTGCATCAGCCCCTGGAACTTCCCGCTCGCCATCTTCCTCGGGCAGGTCGCCGCCGCATTGGCTGCCGGCAACAGCGTCATCGCCAAGCCAGCCGAGCAGACCAATCTGATCGGCTTTGCGGCGGTCAAACTGCTGCACGAGGCTGGCGTACCGGAAGCGGCTGTTCAATTCCTGCCCGGCGATGGCGCCACGGTCGGTTCCGCACTGACCAACGATCCGCGCGTGGCGGGTGTGGCCTTCACCGGCTCCACCGACACCGCACGCATCATCAACCGCACCCTCGCCGCGCGCGATGCGGCGATCGGCATGCTGATTGCCGAAACCGGTGGCCAGAACGCCTTCATCGCCGACTCGTCCTCGTTACCGGAAGCGGTCGTCAAGGATGCGATCTCCAGCGCCTTCATGTCAGCCGGCCAACGCTGCTCGGCGGCCCGCGTGCTGTTCGTGCAGGACGACATCGCCGACAAGGTCATGACCATGCTGGCCGGCGCGATGGGAGAGCTGAAAATCGGCGATCCTGCACTGCTGTCCACCGATTTTGGTCCCGTCATCGACGCAGATGCGCTCAAGATCCTCGACGATCATGCGGCACGGATGGATCGCGAAGCTCGCCTGATCGGCACCACCATCCTGGATCCAGCCACTGCCAACGGCAGCTTTTTCGCACCACGCGCGTACGAGCTGACCTCGCTTGCGCAGCTGCAGCGCGAAATTTTCGGGCCGGTCCTGCATGTCATCCGCTGGAAAGCCGACCAACTCGACGCCGTCATCGATCAGATCAATGCCACCGGTTACGGACTGACCCTGGGCGTGCACTCGCGCATCGACGAGACCATTGATCGCATCACCACGCGTGTTGCGGTCGGTAATGTCTACGTCAACCGCAATCAGATCGGTGCGGTCGTGGGCGTGCAACCCTTCGGCGGCCAGGGCCTGTCAGGCACCGGCCCGAAAGCCGGCGGCCCGCATTACCTGCTCCGTTTCGCCACCGAGAAGGTTGTCACCGTCAATACGACGGCCGCAGGCGGCAACGCTTCGCTTCTGACACTGGGCGACTGA